In one window of Festucalex cinctus isolate MCC-2025b chromosome 14, RoL_Fcin_1.0, whole genome shotgun sequence DNA:
- the herc4 gene encoding putative E3 ubiquitin-protein ligase HERC4 isoform X3 produces the protein MLCWGNASYGQLGLGGIDEEIVLEPRKCDFFHAKRVRDVGCGRKHTAFVLEDGTVYTCGCNDLGQLGHEKSRKKPEQVVALDAQIIIAVSCGESHTLALNDSGQVFSWGLGSDGQLGLNNFEECVRVPRNIKTLTDVQITQVACGYWHSLALSKGSQVFSWGQNRYGQLGFGVNGQSISTPQIVNSLQGVPFAQISAGGAHSFALTLSGAVFGWGRNKFGQLGLSDSNDRCFPALLKSLRSQRVIFVSCGEDHTAALTKEGGVFTFGAGGYGQLGHNSTNHEINPRKVFELMGNVVTQIACGRQHTLAFTPSCGKMDSFGLGGNGQLGTRSSCNRKSPGPVKGPWIHSVDSDDCVINQNCCIKRIYAGGDQSFAHYCTSNSLQSLDNVATPDPQRKVLTLNEETIQRWLNHTPGRLPLEISNEIDLVFSTASCLNGSFLSASHPDHYSTSSKCSGIDMNMARLLFHRLVTPDYPEIAQQIAANVEKNLIPRLSNSPPDIEALRLYLTLPECPLFSDPNNYVTISIPFAKSLLNLKEAALRVLGNWWSAFEPQVFQRLVEVYKEVVVYLLQMHKVGIPSTEQRIFSCFLDTSLRLLEILYIVNERGGHIIQYDKFYIHELDDLIDIRNDYMTWIQRQMYPGAGHDGMVTMCRYPFVFDAPAKTTLLQTDAVLQMQMAVDQAQMQNLSSMFLPAVESVNPCLILIVRRDNIVGDTMEVLRKSKNVDYKKPLKVIFVGEEAVDAGGVRKEFFLMIMKELLDPKYGMFRYHEESRLLWFSSKTFEDLELYNLIGVICGLAIYNLTIVELNFPVALYKKLLKRNPTLEDLKELKPDVGRSLQHLLDYTEDDLEETFCLNFTITEENYGATEVLELIPNGENVNVNKSNRQDFVNAYVEYTFNTSVAPLFECFYAGFHKVCGGKVLELFQPNELQAMVIGNTNYDWTELEKSTEYKGEYWADHPTIKLFWEVFHKLPLEKKKEFLLFLTGSDRIPILGMKSLKLVIQPTSGGEHYLPVAHTCFNLLDLPKYTNAQTLREKLLQAIDHNQGFNLA, from the exons ATGCTGTGTTGGGGCAATGCTTCCTACGGCCAGCTCGGTTTGGGGGGCATTGATGAAGAGATAGTGTTGGAGCCAAGGAAATGTGACTTCTTCCATGCGAAGCGAGTGCGCGATGTAGGCTGTGGACGTAAGCACACAGCCTTCGTGCTGGAGGATGGCACAGTCTACACATGTGGCTGCAATGATCTAGGTCAACTGGGCCATGAGAAGTCCCGGAAGAAACCAG AGCAGGTTGTGGCTCTGGATGCTCAGATCATAATAGCAGTGTCTTGTGGAGAGTCACATACACTTGCCCTGAATGACAGCGGGCAGGTTTTCTCATGGGGCCTTGGCTCAGATGGCCAGCTGGGCTTAAACAACTTTGAAGAATGTGTTCGTGTGCCTAG AAACATCAAGACTTTGACTGATGTTCAAATCACTCAGGTAGCCTGCGGGTACTGGCACTCACTCGCACTTTCAAAAG GGAGCCAGGTTTTCTCCTGGGGTCAGAATCGATACGGACAACTCGGGTTTGGAGTAAACGGACAAAGCATTTCTACCCCTCAAATCGTTAATTCTCTGCAGGGCGTTCCTTTTGCTCAGATATCAGCAGGTGGCGCTCACAGCTTCGCCCTCACTCTCTCGGGAGCTGTGTTCGGTTGGGGCCGGAACAAGTTTGGTCAGCTGGGCCTCAGTGACAGCAATG aCCGATGTTTTCCAGCTCTACTGAAGTCACTTAGATCGCAGAGAGTAATTTTTGTCTCCTGTGGAGAAGATCACACAGCAGCCCTGACCAAG GAAGGGGGTGTCTTTACATTCGGAGCAGGAGGATATGGTCAGCTGGGGCATAACTCTACAAATCATGAAATCAATCCGCGGAAAGTGTTTGagctcatgggaaatgtagtcacgCAGATTGCATGTGGGAG GCAACACACGCTGGCTTTCACACCCTCATGTGGAAAGATGGACTCATTTGGTCTGGGCGGCAACGGACAGCTTGGTACCCGCTCCAGCTGCAACAGGAAAAGCCCGGGCCCCGTCAAGGGTCCCTGGATACACTCTGTGGATTCAGATGATTGCG TCATAAATCAGAACTGTTGTATCAAGAGGATTTATGCTGGAGGAGACCAAAGCTTTGCTCACTATTGTACTTCCAAt AGCCTGCAAAGCCTTGATAATGTGGCGACACCGGACCCCCAGCGAAAGGTTCTTACTTTGAATGAGGAAACCATCCAAAGATGGCTGAACCATACACCAGGAAGACTCCCGCTAGAAATCTCCAA TGAGATTGACCTGGTGTTCTCAACTGCCAGCTGCCTCAATGGTTCCTTCTTGTCTGCGAG TCATCCAGATCACTATAGTACCAGCAGTAAATGTTCAGGGATCGACATGAACATGGCCCGTCTCCTGTTTCACAGACTGGTTACACCCGACTATCCTGAGATAGCCCAACAG ATCGCTGCAAATGTGGAGAAGAATCTAATTCCCAGACTAAGCAACTCCCCTCCAGACATAGAAGCACTGAGACTCTACCTCACTCTTCCAGAATGCCCTCTCTTCAGCGATCCCAACAATTACGTGACCATCTCCATCCCGTTTGCCAAATCACTCCTCAACCTGAAAGAAGCTGCACTTAGAGTGCTAG GAAATTGGTGGTCCGCATTTGAGCCGCAAGTCTTCCAGCGGCTGGTGGAGGTGTACAAAGAAGTCGTGGTGTACCTGCTCCAGATGCACAAGGTCGGGATCCCATCGACAGAGCAAAGGATTTTCTCCTGTTTTCTGGACACGTCGCTCAGACTGCTGGAGATCCTTTACata GTGAATGAGAGAGGCGGACACATTATACAGTACGATAAATTCTACATTCATGAATTGGATGACTTAATAGACATTAGAAATGACTACATGACATGGATTCAGAGACAAATGTACCCAGGGGCA GGTCATGACGGTATGGTGACTATGTGCAGGTATCCCTTTGTTTTCGATGCCCCGGCAAAGACTACTCTGCTACAGACTGATGCTGTCCTACAAATGCAG ATGGCGGTGGATCAGGCTCAAATGCAAAACTTGAGTTCCATGTTCTTGCCTGCTGTGGAATCTGTAAACCCATGCCTCATCCTCATTGTCCGGAGAGATAATATAGTTGGAGACACTATGGAGGTTCTCAGGAAATCAAAGAACGTCGACTACAAGAAGCCGCTAAAG GTTATCTTTGTGGGAGAAGAGGCAGTTGACGCAGGAGGTGTGAGAAAGGAGTTCTTCCTCATGATTATGAAAGAGTTGTTGGATCCAAAGTACGGGATGTTCCGCTACCATGAGGAGTCCAGACTCCTCTGGTTTTCAAGCAAG ACATTTGAGGACCTTGAATTGTACAACCTGATCGGAGTCATATGCGGTCTGGCCATCTACAACCTCACCATCGTGGAGCTCAACTTCCCAGTGGCCCTCTACAAGAAGCTTCTGAAGAGGAATCCGACGTTAGAGGACCTGAAGGAGCTCAAGCCGGATGTGGGGAG GAGTCTCCAACACTTACTGGACTACACGGAAGACGACCTTGAGGAAACCTTCTGCTTGAACTTCACA atcaCAGAGGAAAACTACGGTGCCACAGAAGTGCTGGAACTCATACCCAATGGTGAAAACGTCAATGTTAATAAATCCAACAG GCAGGACTTTGTCAACGCGTACGTGGAATACACATTCAACACCTCAGTCGCTCCACTATTTGAGTGTTTCTATGCAGGCTTCCACAAAGTATGTGGAGGCAAAGTTCTGGAGCTCTTCCAGCCCAATGAACTACAAGCCATGGTGATCGGCAACACCAACTACGACTGGACTGAACTTGAAAAG AGCACTGAATACAAGGGAGAGTACTGGGCAGACCATCCCACCATCAAGCTCTTCTGGGAAGTGTTCCACAAACTTCCTTTAGAGAAGAAAAAAGAGTTTCTCT TGTTCCTCACAGGAAGTGATCGCATACCCATTTTGGGCATGAAAAGCCTTAAACTAGTGATCCAGCCGACCAGTGGTGGAGAACATTACTTGCCAGTCGCCCACACGTGCTTCAACCTGTTGGACCTGCCCAAATACACAAATGCACAAACACTGCGTGAGAAACTTCTTCAAGCGATCGATCATAATCAAGGCTTCAATCTAGCCTGA
- the herc4 gene encoding putative E3 ubiquitin-protein ligase HERC4 isoform X1 encodes MQLPLDSLQNRACLGSCWLIEPQGRTTMLCWGNASYGQLGLGGIDEEIVLEPRKCDFFHAKRVRDVGCGRKHTAFVLEDGTVYTCGCNDLGQLGHEKSRKKPEQVVALDAQIIIAVSCGESHTLALNDSGQVFSWGLGSDGQLGLNNFEECVRVPRNIKTLTDVQITQVACGYWHSLALSKGSQVFSWGQNRYGQLGFGVNGQSISTPQIVNSLQGVPFAQISAGGAHSFALTLSGAVFGWGRNKFGQLGLSDSNDRCFPALLKSLRSQRVIFVSCGEDHTAALTKEGGVFTFGAGGYGQLGHNSTNHEINPRKVFELMGNVVTQIACGRQHTLAFTPSCGKMDSFGLGGNGQLGTRSSCNRKSPGPVKGPWIHSVDSDDCVINQNCCIKRIYAGGDQSFAHYCTSNSLQSLDNVATPDPQRKVLTLNEETIQRWLNHTPGRLPLEISNEIDLVFSTASCLNGSFLSASHPDHYSTSSKCSGIDMNMARLLFHRLVTPDYPEIAQQIAANVEKNLIPRLSNSPPDIEALRLYLTLPECPLFSDPNNYVTISIPFAKSLLNLKEAALRVLGNWWSAFEPQVFQRLVEVYKEVVVYLLQMHKVGIPSTEQRIFSCFLDTSLRLLEILYIVNERGGHIIQYDKFYIHELDDLIDIRNDYMTWIQRQMYPGAGHDGMVTMCRYPFVFDAPAKTTLLQTDAVLQMQMAVDQAQMQNLSSMFLPAVESVNPCLILIVRRDNIVGDTMEVLRKSKNVDYKKPLKVIFVGEEAVDAGGVRKEFFLMIMKELLDPKYGMFRYHEESRLLWFSSKTFEDLELYNLIGVICGLAIYNLTIVELNFPVALYKKLLKRNPTLEDLKELKPDVGRSLQHLLDYTEDDLEETFCLNFTITEENYGATEVLELIPNGENVNVNKSNRQDFVNAYVEYTFNTSVAPLFECFYAGFHKVCGGKVLELFQPNELQAMVIGNTNYDWTELEKSTEYKGEYWADHPTIKLFWEVFHKLPLEKKKEFLLFLTGSDRIPILGMKSLKLVIQPTSGGEHYLPVAHTCFNLLDLPKYTNAQTLREKLLQAIDHNQGFNLA; translated from the exons ATGCAGCTTCCACTGGACAGTCTCCAAAACCGTGCGTGCCTGG GCTCCTGCTGGCTTATTGAGCCACAAGGAAGGACCACAATGCTGTGTTGGGGCAATGCTTCCTACGGCCAGCTCGGTTTGGGGGGCATTGATGAAGAGATAGTGTTGGAGCCAAGGAAATGTGACTTCTTCCATGCGAAGCGAGTGCGCGATGTAGGCTGTGGACGTAAGCACACAGCCTTCGTGCTGGAGGATGGCACAGTCTACACATGTGGCTGCAATGATCTAGGTCAACTGGGCCATGAGAAGTCCCGGAAGAAACCAG AGCAGGTTGTGGCTCTGGATGCTCAGATCATAATAGCAGTGTCTTGTGGAGAGTCACATACACTTGCCCTGAATGACAGCGGGCAGGTTTTCTCATGGGGCCTTGGCTCAGATGGCCAGCTGGGCTTAAACAACTTTGAAGAATGTGTTCGTGTGCCTAG AAACATCAAGACTTTGACTGATGTTCAAATCACTCAGGTAGCCTGCGGGTACTGGCACTCACTCGCACTTTCAAAAG GGAGCCAGGTTTTCTCCTGGGGTCAGAATCGATACGGACAACTCGGGTTTGGAGTAAACGGACAAAGCATTTCTACCCCTCAAATCGTTAATTCTCTGCAGGGCGTTCCTTTTGCTCAGATATCAGCAGGTGGCGCTCACAGCTTCGCCCTCACTCTCTCGGGAGCTGTGTTCGGTTGGGGCCGGAACAAGTTTGGTCAGCTGGGCCTCAGTGACAGCAATG aCCGATGTTTTCCAGCTCTACTGAAGTCACTTAGATCGCAGAGAGTAATTTTTGTCTCCTGTGGAGAAGATCACACAGCAGCCCTGACCAAG GAAGGGGGTGTCTTTACATTCGGAGCAGGAGGATATGGTCAGCTGGGGCATAACTCTACAAATCATGAAATCAATCCGCGGAAAGTGTTTGagctcatgggaaatgtagtcacgCAGATTGCATGTGGGAG GCAACACACGCTGGCTTTCACACCCTCATGTGGAAAGATGGACTCATTTGGTCTGGGCGGCAACGGACAGCTTGGTACCCGCTCCAGCTGCAACAGGAAAAGCCCGGGCCCCGTCAAGGGTCCCTGGATACACTCTGTGGATTCAGATGATTGCG TCATAAATCAGAACTGTTGTATCAAGAGGATTTATGCTGGAGGAGACCAAAGCTTTGCTCACTATTGTACTTCCAAt AGCCTGCAAAGCCTTGATAATGTGGCGACACCGGACCCCCAGCGAAAGGTTCTTACTTTGAATGAGGAAACCATCCAAAGATGGCTGAACCATACACCAGGAAGACTCCCGCTAGAAATCTCCAA TGAGATTGACCTGGTGTTCTCAACTGCCAGCTGCCTCAATGGTTCCTTCTTGTCTGCGAG TCATCCAGATCACTATAGTACCAGCAGTAAATGTTCAGGGATCGACATGAACATGGCCCGTCTCCTGTTTCACAGACTGGTTACACCCGACTATCCTGAGATAGCCCAACAG ATCGCTGCAAATGTGGAGAAGAATCTAATTCCCAGACTAAGCAACTCCCCTCCAGACATAGAAGCACTGAGACTCTACCTCACTCTTCCAGAATGCCCTCTCTTCAGCGATCCCAACAATTACGTGACCATCTCCATCCCGTTTGCCAAATCACTCCTCAACCTGAAAGAAGCTGCACTTAGAGTGCTAG GAAATTGGTGGTCCGCATTTGAGCCGCAAGTCTTCCAGCGGCTGGTGGAGGTGTACAAAGAAGTCGTGGTGTACCTGCTCCAGATGCACAAGGTCGGGATCCCATCGACAGAGCAAAGGATTTTCTCCTGTTTTCTGGACACGTCGCTCAGACTGCTGGAGATCCTTTACata GTGAATGAGAGAGGCGGACACATTATACAGTACGATAAATTCTACATTCATGAATTGGATGACTTAATAGACATTAGAAATGACTACATGACATGGATTCAGAGACAAATGTACCCAGGGGCA GGTCATGACGGTATGGTGACTATGTGCAGGTATCCCTTTGTTTTCGATGCCCCGGCAAAGACTACTCTGCTACAGACTGATGCTGTCCTACAAATGCAG ATGGCGGTGGATCAGGCTCAAATGCAAAACTTGAGTTCCATGTTCTTGCCTGCTGTGGAATCTGTAAACCCATGCCTCATCCTCATTGTCCGGAGAGATAATATAGTTGGAGACACTATGGAGGTTCTCAGGAAATCAAAGAACGTCGACTACAAGAAGCCGCTAAAG GTTATCTTTGTGGGAGAAGAGGCAGTTGACGCAGGAGGTGTGAGAAAGGAGTTCTTCCTCATGATTATGAAAGAGTTGTTGGATCCAAAGTACGGGATGTTCCGCTACCATGAGGAGTCCAGACTCCTCTGGTTTTCAAGCAAG ACATTTGAGGACCTTGAATTGTACAACCTGATCGGAGTCATATGCGGTCTGGCCATCTACAACCTCACCATCGTGGAGCTCAACTTCCCAGTGGCCCTCTACAAGAAGCTTCTGAAGAGGAATCCGACGTTAGAGGACCTGAAGGAGCTCAAGCCGGATGTGGGGAG GAGTCTCCAACACTTACTGGACTACACGGAAGACGACCTTGAGGAAACCTTCTGCTTGAACTTCACA atcaCAGAGGAAAACTACGGTGCCACAGAAGTGCTGGAACTCATACCCAATGGTGAAAACGTCAATGTTAATAAATCCAACAG GCAGGACTTTGTCAACGCGTACGTGGAATACACATTCAACACCTCAGTCGCTCCACTATTTGAGTGTTTCTATGCAGGCTTCCACAAAGTATGTGGAGGCAAAGTTCTGGAGCTCTTCCAGCCCAATGAACTACAAGCCATGGTGATCGGCAACACCAACTACGACTGGACTGAACTTGAAAAG AGCACTGAATACAAGGGAGAGTACTGGGCAGACCATCCCACCATCAAGCTCTTCTGGGAAGTGTTCCACAAACTTCCTTTAGAGAAGAAAAAAGAGTTTCTCT TGTTCCTCACAGGAAGTGATCGCATACCCATTTTGGGCATGAAAAGCCTTAAACTAGTGATCCAGCCGACCAGTGGTGGAGAACATTACTTGCCAGTCGCCCACACGTGCTTCAACCTGTTGGACCTGCCCAAATACACAAATGCACAAACACTGCGTGAGAAACTTCTTCAAGCGATCGATCATAATCAAGGCTTCAATCTAGCCTGA
- the herc4 gene encoding putative E3 ubiquitin-protein ligase HERC4 isoform X2: MQLPLDSLQNRSCWLIEPQGRTTMLCWGNASYGQLGLGGIDEEIVLEPRKCDFFHAKRVRDVGCGRKHTAFVLEDGTVYTCGCNDLGQLGHEKSRKKPEQVVALDAQIIIAVSCGESHTLALNDSGQVFSWGLGSDGQLGLNNFEECVRVPRNIKTLTDVQITQVACGYWHSLALSKGSQVFSWGQNRYGQLGFGVNGQSISTPQIVNSLQGVPFAQISAGGAHSFALTLSGAVFGWGRNKFGQLGLSDSNDRCFPALLKSLRSQRVIFVSCGEDHTAALTKEGGVFTFGAGGYGQLGHNSTNHEINPRKVFELMGNVVTQIACGRQHTLAFTPSCGKMDSFGLGGNGQLGTRSSCNRKSPGPVKGPWIHSVDSDDCVINQNCCIKRIYAGGDQSFAHYCTSNSLQSLDNVATPDPQRKVLTLNEETIQRWLNHTPGRLPLEISNEIDLVFSTASCLNGSFLSASHPDHYSTSSKCSGIDMNMARLLFHRLVTPDYPEIAQQIAANVEKNLIPRLSNSPPDIEALRLYLTLPECPLFSDPNNYVTISIPFAKSLLNLKEAALRVLGNWWSAFEPQVFQRLVEVYKEVVVYLLQMHKVGIPSTEQRIFSCFLDTSLRLLEILYIVNERGGHIIQYDKFYIHELDDLIDIRNDYMTWIQRQMYPGAGHDGMVTMCRYPFVFDAPAKTTLLQTDAVLQMQMAVDQAQMQNLSSMFLPAVESVNPCLILIVRRDNIVGDTMEVLRKSKNVDYKKPLKVIFVGEEAVDAGGVRKEFFLMIMKELLDPKYGMFRYHEESRLLWFSSKTFEDLELYNLIGVICGLAIYNLTIVELNFPVALYKKLLKRNPTLEDLKELKPDVGRSLQHLLDYTEDDLEETFCLNFTITEENYGATEVLELIPNGENVNVNKSNRQDFVNAYVEYTFNTSVAPLFECFYAGFHKVCGGKVLELFQPNELQAMVIGNTNYDWTELEKSTEYKGEYWADHPTIKLFWEVFHKLPLEKKKEFLLFLTGSDRIPILGMKSLKLVIQPTSGGEHYLPVAHTCFNLLDLPKYTNAQTLREKLLQAIDHNQGFNLA, translated from the exons ATGCAGCTTCCACTGGACAGTCTCCAAAACC GCTCCTGCTGGCTTATTGAGCCACAAGGAAGGACCACAATGCTGTGTTGGGGCAATGCTTCCTACGGCCAGCTCGGTTTGGGGGGCATTGATGAAGAGATAGTGTTGGAGCCAAGGAAATGTGACTTCTTCCATGCGAAGCGAGTGCGCGATGTAGGCTGTGGACGTAAGCACACAGCCTTCGTGCTGGAGGATGGCACAGTCTACACATGTGGCTGCAATGATCTAGGTCAACTGGGCCATGAGAAGTCCCGGAAGAAACCAG AGCAGGTTGTGGCTCTGGATGCTCAGATCATAATAGCAGTGTCTTGTGGAGAGTCACATACACTTGCCCTGAATGACAGCGGGCAGGTTTTCTCATGGGGCCTTGGCTCAGATGGCCAGCTGGGCTTAAACAACTTTGAAGAATGTGTTCGTGTGCCTAG AAACATCAAGACTTTGACTGATGTTCAAATCACTCAGGTAGCCTGCGGGTACTGGCACTCACTCGCACTTTCAAAAG GGAGCCAGGTTTTCTCCTGGGGTCAGAATCGATACGGACAACTCGGGTTTGGAGTAAACGGACAAAGCATTTCTACCCCTCAAATCGTTAATTCTCTGCAGGGCGTTCCTTTTGCTCAGATATCAGCAGGTGGCGCTCACAGCTTCGCCCTCACTCTCTCGGGAGCTGTGTTCGGTTGGGGCCGGAACAAGTTTGGTCAGCTGGGCCTCAGTGACAGCAATG aCCGATGTTTTCCAGCTCTACTGAAGTCACTTAGATCGCAGAGAGTAATTTTTGTCTCCTGTGGAGAAGATCACACAGCAGCCCTGACCAAG GAAGGGGGTGTCTTTACATTCGGAGCAGGAGGATATGGTCAGCTGGGGCATAACTCTACAAATCATGAAATCAATCCGCGGAAAGTGTTTGagctcatgggaaatgtagtcacgCAGATTGCATGTGGGAG GCAACACACGCTGGCTTTCACACCCTCATGTGGAAAGATGGACTCATTTGGTCTGGGCGGCAACGGACAGCTTGGTACCCGCTCCAGCTGCAACAGGAAAAGCCCGGGCCCCGTCAAGGGTCCCTGGATACACTCTGTGGATTCAGATGATTGCG TCATAAATCAGAACTGTTGTATCAAGAGGATTTATGCTGGAGGAGACCAAAGCTTTGCTCACTATTGTACTTCCAAt AGCCTGCAAAGCCTTGATAATGTGGCGACACCGGACCCCCAGCGAAAGGTTCTTACTTTGAATGAGGAAACCATCCAAAGATGGCTGAACCATACACCAGGAAGACTCCCGCTAGAAATCTCCAA TGAGATTGACCTGGTGTTCTCAACTGCCAGCTGCCTCAATGGTTCCTTCTTGTCTGCGAG TCATCCAGATCACTATAGTACCAGCAGTAAATGTTCAGGGATCGACATGAACATGGCCCGTCTCCTGTTTCACAGACTGGTTACACCCGACTATCCTGAGATAGCCCAACAG ATCGCTGCAAATGTGGAGAAGAATCTAATTCCCAGACTAAGCAACTCCCCTCCAGACATAGAAGCACTGAGACTCTACCTCACTCTTCCAGAATGCCCTCTCTTCAGCGATCCCAACAATTACGTGACCATCTCCATCCCGTTTGCCAAATCACTCCTCAACCTGAAAGAAGCTGCACTTAGAGTGCTAG GAAATTGGTGGTCCGCATTTGAGCCGCAAGTCTTCCAGCGGCTGGTGGAGGTGTACAAAGAAGTCGTGGTGTACCTGCTCCAGATGCACAAGGTCGGGATCCCATCGACAGAGCAAAGGATTTTCTCCTGTTTTCTGGACACGTCGCTCAGACTGCTGGAGATCCTTTACata GTGAATGAGAGAGGCGGACACATTATACAGTACGATAAATTCTACATTCATGAATTGGATGACTTAATAGACATTAGAAATGACTACATGACATGGATTCAGAGACAAATGTACCCAGGGGCA GGTCATGACGGTATGGTGACTATGTGCAGGTATCCCTTTGTTTTCGATGCCCCGGCAAAGACTACTCTGCTACAGACTGATGCTGTCCTACAAATGCAG ATGGCGGTGGATCAGGCTCAAATGCAAAACTTGAGTTCCATGTTCTTGCCTGCTGTGGAATCTGTAAACCCATGCCTCATCCTCATTGTCCGGAGAGATAATATAGTTGGAGACACTATGGAGGTTCTCAGGAAATCAAAGAACGTCGACTACAAGAAGCCGCTAAAG GTTATCTTTGTGGGAGAAGAGGCAGTTGACGCAGGAGGTGTGAGAAAGGAGTTCTTCCTCATGATTATGAAAGAGTTGTTGGATCCAAAGTACGGGATGTTCCGCTACCATGAGGAGTCCAGACTCCTCTGGTTTTCAAGCAAG ACATTTGAGGACCTTGAATTGTACAACCTGATCGGAGTCATATGCGGTCTGGCCATCTACAACCTCACCATCGTGGAGCTCAACTTCCCAGTGGCCCTCTACAAGAAGCTTCTGAAGAGGAATCCGACGTTAGAGGACCTGAAGGAGCTCAAGCCGGATGTGGGGAG GAGTCTCCAACACTTACTGGACTACACGGAAGACGACCTTGAGGAAACCTTCTGCTTGAACTTCACA atcaCAGAGGAAAACTACGGTGCCACAGAAGTGCTGGAACTCATACCCAATGGTGAAAACGTCAATGTTAATAAATCCAACAG GCAGGACTTTGTCAACGCGTACGTGGAATACACATTCAACACCTCAGTCGCTCCACTATTTGAGTGTTTCTATGCAGGCTTCCACAAAGTATGTGGAGGCAAAGTTCTGGAGCTCTTCCAGCCCAATGAACTACAAGCCATGGTGATCGGCAACACCAACTACGACTGGACTGAACTTGAAAAG AGCACTGAATACAAGGGAGAGTACTGGGCAGACCATCCCACCATCAAGCTCTTCTGGGAAGTGTTCCACAAACTTCCTTTAGAGAAGAAAAAAGAGTTTCTCT TGTTCCTCACAGGAAGTGATCGCATACCCATTTTGGGCATGAAAAGCCTTAAACTAGTGATCCAGCCGACCAGTGGTGGAGAACATTACTTGCCAGTCGCCCACACGTGCTTCAACCTGTTGGACCTGCCCAAATACACAAATGCACAAACACTGCGTGAGAAACTTCTTCAAGCGATCGATCATAATCAAGGCTTCAATCTAGCCTGA